Below is a window of Actinomycetes bacterium DNA.
GTACCGCGTCCACGCCGTGGCCGACCGGGCAGGCGTCTGATGCCTGGCGCCGGCCGCACCATCCCACCACCCCGGGGCCGGTGGTGGCCCGCGCCGCCTCTGCCAAGCAGTTCCCTGACGCATCGACAACCAGTAGCCTCAGGGTCAGCCTGGGATCGAAGGCACGCATCGAAAGGCGGCGCCATGGACCCAACCCGCAAGCTGTACCGCAGCCGGACCAACCGCAAGCTGGCCGGGGTGTGCGGCGGCCTGGCCCAGTACTTCAACCTGGACGCGACGCTGATCCGGGTGCTGTTCGTCGTGCTGGCCGTGGTCGGGGGCTCGGGTCTTCTGCTCTACCTGGCGCTGTGGCTCGTCGTCCCCTATGAGCCGCAAGGCGTGGCATGACCGGCTGGCCCGGCCGATGCTCACGTCGTAGGTAGCATGGCCGTAGCCACGGTTCTCACGCCTCACCACTTCGCGTCGGATGCTCCCGCGCGAGCTGCGAAGACGCAGGTCCGCATGGCGCTCCCACGAACCTCGCTGATAAGGATAAGGTCCCAGGTTCAAGTCCTGGCAGGTCCACCACGGTTCTTGCAGGTCACAGCGTTGTCGGCACCGAGCCGGGAGCTCCGCTGCCTGGCTGGGCCGCGCTGGGGCCGCGCGCCCATCCCCGCCGTCAAGCTCGTTGGCCCGCCGGGCCGGTCCACTCGGGCGCCAGCCTCCACGACAACACGGACAGTAGTCGCCCATCCAGCCCAAGACGGCAGCCACGCGGCAGGTGCGGGAACGTCGCGCTGTCGCCCCGCTCCCCTGCGCTGGCGCAGCCGGCAGTGACGGGCGACCCGCGCGCCGGGCTGGCCTCCCTGGTCGGCGGTCGAGCGCTGCCGCTAACGCAGCGGTCGCAGCTGATGTGGGAGGTCGAGTACACCCAGGAGGCTCGCGCACAGCGTGCCACCCTGCCTGCGGTGGGCCGGGGAGCGCTTGACGAGGTGGTCGTGCGGCTTGGCCGGGACCCCGCGCAGGGCCCGCGGTACCGGGCTGGCTACCCGGCGGAGTACCGGATGCTGCCGTTCGGGGAGTGGGGCCTGGTCGTGTACCTGGTCCATGAGCGCCGCAGGGTTGTCGTCCTGCTCGATATCGTCTGGGCTGGGCCATAGCCGCACAGCAGACAGCGTGCCTGCCCTGGGTCCTCGGATGGCGCTGGGTCCTCGGATGGCGCTGGTAGGGGCGCTGTTGCATTGGGCGGAGCCAGGGCATGGTGAAGCCGCGGTCCCCGCCTGGTTCAGATCGCCATGGCCAGCTCGTCGAGCGCGACCGCCACCCGCCGGTTCATCGGCTCCTCAACGGCCAGCTCGTAATGGCCCCGCCGAAGGTTCTGCACGAAGGCATGCCCGGCCAGCACGACCCTGGCGCTGCGGTCCTACATGCGCCCGCGCATCGGCCGCAGCCGCGCCTGCAGCCGGCCATGGTCGGCCTCGACCCGGTTGTTGGCGTCCCGCTCGGTGCGGTGCCAGGATGCCGGCAGCAGCTCCTCCAGCACGACCGGGTCGGTCGCCGCTTGGTCCGTGATCACCTCGACGGGGAGCACCGTGACCGTGCCGAGAGCCAGCTCGAAGCACCGGCGGGCCGCGTTCGCATCCCGGCACCGGGACACGACCACGTCGATGACCTGCCCGAACTGATCGATCGCGCGGTCCACAGAGCGCCAGCGCCCAGCGACCTTCACGGAGGTCTCGTCCACGAACCAGCGATCACCAACCCGGTGCCGGCAGGGGCGGGCGGTCTCGGTCAGCAGCGGCGTGCACCGCACCACCCAGCGGTACACGGTGACGTGGTCGACCTCGACCCCACGCTCGGCGAGCAGCTC
It encodes the following:
- a CDS encoding PspC domain-containing protein, whose product is MDPTRKLYRSRTNRKLAGVCGGLAQYFNLDATLIRVLFVVLAVVGGSGLLLYLALWLVVPYEPQGVA